The stretch of DNA GGTGTCGGCAGGGGGAACGGCTGCACCGCTTCCATGCCCTCCGGCCCGGACGGGCGTTCGACCTCGACCCCGGGCAGCGTCCACCGGATCGACGTCCCGGCGCCCGCCGTGCCGTCGATCCAGATCCGGCCGCCGTGGTACTCGACGATCTTCTTGCACAGGGCGAGCCCGATGCCCGTGCCCTCGTACACGTCCTTGGCGTGCAGCCGCTGGAAGATGACGAAGACCCGCTCGGCGTACTGCGGCTCGATGCCGATGCCGTTGTCCCGGCACTCCAGCTCCCAGAACCCGTCGTCCGCCGGCCTCGCGCTCACGTGGACCCGCGGCGCACGGTCGGGGTGACGGAACTTGATCGCGTTGCCGACCAGGTTCTGCAGCAGCTGCTCGAGCAGGGGCGGCTCGCCGCGGACCACCGGCAGCTCGTCGTGCGTCACCACCGCGTCGCTCTCCTGGATCCGCTCCGAGAGCGTGTCCAGCGCCGCGTCGAGCGCGTCCTGCAGGGGCACGTCCGAGCTCTCGCCGCCCAGCCGACCCACGCGGGAGAAGCCCAGCAGGTCCTGGATCAGCTGCTGCATCCGCTTGGCGCCGTCCACGGCGAACTGGATGTACTGGTCGGCCCGCTCGTCCAGCTGACCGCCGTACCGCTTGGCGAGCAGCTGGGTGAAGGACGCGACCTTGCGCAGGGGTTCCTGCAGGTCGTGCGAGGCGACGTAGGCGAACTGCTCGAGGTCGCGGTTGGACCGCCGCAGCTCCTCGGCCTGCTCGGTGAGTCGCGCGTGCGCCTCCTCCAGACCCGCGCGCGACGCCTGGATCTGCTGCACCTGGACGACGAGGGCGTGCCGCATCGCCTCGACGTCGCGCGCCAGCACCTCGAACTCCCCGGGGCCGTCCAGCGTGACCTCGTGCAGCAGGTCGCCGGAGGTCACGGCGCGGGTGTCCGCCGTCAGCTGGTCGATCGGGCGGAGCACCCAGCCCCGCAGGGCGCGCCAGAGCAGGACGCCGGCGACGACGGCCGACACGGCCAGCAGCGCGACCGAGGCCAGCAGCACCTGCGTGTACAGGGCGAGCCGGTTCAGCGCACCGTCCCGCTCGGCGCGCAGTGCGGTGGACAGGCCGCTCGCCTGGTCGTGGACCGCGTCGAAGAGACGCTGACCGGCCTGCACCTGCGCCGCCGCCACGGAGCCGGCACCCTGGGCCCGCACCTGCGCGACGACGGGGTCGGCCCACCCGGAGGTCCACGCCTCGGCCGCCGCAGCAGCGCGCCGGCCGGCGTTCGCGGCAGCGACGTCACCGGAGCCCGACAGGTCGGCCGCCAGGGCGTCGAAGCCGCCGTCGGGAGCGCTGCGGAGCGTGTCGAACGGTCCGAGCGTCGACGGGTCCGCGGCCATGGCGTACGAGAGGACGGCCGACCGGGCGTCGGCCAGCCCGGCGTAGGCGCTGTCCGCCCGGGTGATCTCGTCGAAGCTGCGCTGCGTGACCGCCCGCTGCACGGACAGCAGCCGAGCAGCGGCCAGCGTCGCGACCACCAGCACCACGGCGAGCACGACGGTCGCGGTCGTCAGCATGCCGGTCAGCCGGTCGCGCAGGGTGCGGATCGGAACAACCCGGCGTGAGGAGCGCGGCGTCGTCATGACCTCCGCCCGATCACGATCACCGCCGCGTCGTCGACGAGGTCGCCGCCGTGCCGGTCCCGCACGGCATCGAGCACCGTGGTCACCAGCGGGTCGTCACCGGCGCCGGGCGGCACCGCCGGGACGTGGCCGTGGGCGGCGGCCGCACCCTCGACCACCCGGAGCAGACCGTCCTTGCCGAGCCGCTCGCCCCCGCCGCCGACGGTCGCCTCGAGCAGACCGTCCGTGTAGAGCATCACGCGCCAGCGGTCCCCGAGCTCGAGCGGCAGCGGGTCCCAGCCACCGGGTACGGGGATGCCCAGGGCACGGCCCCGTGCCGAGGCGGGCAACAGCCGAGCCGGGTCGCCCACCAGCATGGGCACCGGGTGTCCTGCCAGGTACAGGTCGGCGTGCCGCCGGTCCGGGTGCACCGCCAGCATCGACACCGTGGTGAACAGCTCGGGCCGCGAGCGCTCGGTGGCCAGCACCAGCTCGAGCTGCCCGAGGATCTGCTCGGTCGGGACGCCGGTCACCACGAGCGTGCGCCACGCCGTGCGCAAGGTGGCGCCCAGCGCCGCCTCGTCGGGCCCGTGACCGCAGACGTCGCCCACCATCGCCAGCACGGTGCCGTCCGGCCGCTGCACCACGTCGTAGAAGTCGCCGCCCAGCAGACCGTCCCGGCCCGCCCGGTACCCGACGCGCACCTCGAGGCCCGGGTCCTGGACCGACGGCCTCGGCAGCAGCGCCCGCTCCAGCCGCGCCGCCTCCGCGCCTCGCACGAGGCTGCGGTACAGAGCCCTGTCGGTGTCCTCCAGCCGGCGGCGCTGCACGGCGTAGCGCACCGAACGACCGAGGCTCTCGCCGTCGACGTCGCCCTTCACCAGGTAGTCCTGGGCGCCTGCGGCGACCGCGGCGAGCCCCACCCCGTCGCCGGCAAGTCCTGTGAGCACCACGACAGCGGGCGCCTGGTGGGACAGCAGCCGCTCCAGACCCGCGAGGCCGACGGTGTCCGGCAGACCGAGGTCCAGCAGCACGCAGTCCACGTCGAGCCGCTCGAGCGCCTGGTCCATGGTGCGCACCCACGTGAGGCGCGTCTCCAGGCCGGCGTCCGCGAGGTGCTCCCGCACCAGCAGGGCGTCCCCGTCGTCGTCCTCCACCAGGAGGATGCGGAGCGGGCCGTCCGTCCGCGTCCCGACCGGGCCGAAGCGGGTGACGTCGTCCGACGCGGGCGGCGTGTGCCTCACAGGTCTCCTCTCCGGCCGGCCGTCTGGCGAAGCGTACGGCGGGGCACCGCCCGGCGCGCGGCGGGCGGTGGCGCAGCGCACCGCGCGGACACGCGCGTGCAGCGCCTACGCCGGAGTCGGATAATGGACGGCCGCCCGCGCCGATCGACACCCTCGATCGAACTCCGGGCGACGTCCGTGCAGGACCCGGAACGACGGCCACGGGCCGCCGGACAGGAGCGCAGCAGGTGGCAGGACGTCAGGACGAGCTCGCCGGCGAGCAGCAGGTGGTCGACGAGCTGTACGCCCGGCTGGACCAGCAGCGAGCCCAGACCCGGGACCGCCTCGCCGCGGTGCGACGGTCCGGCCCGTCCGGGTCCCCGCAGAACCGCAGCGAGCGGGACGCGTTCGCCACCCTGTACGAGGACCGGCTCGCGCAGCTGGAGGCGGTCGAGGACCGCCTCGCCTTCGGCCGGCTCGACCTGGACGACGGCCAGCGCCGCTACGTCGGACGCATCGGGCTGACCGACGCCGAGCAGACCCCGCTGCTGACCGACTGGCGCGCTCCCGCGGCGCGGGCGTTCTACCGGGCGACCGCGGCGCATCCCGAGGGGGTGGTGCAGCGACGTCACCTGGTGACGTCCGGTCGCACCGTCACCGGCGTCGAGGACGAGGTGCTCGACCTGGACCGGCTGGACGCGTCGGACACCGCCGGGACGCTGAGCGGAGAGGGGGCGCTGCTGGCGGCCCTCGGCGCTCGGCGCACCGGCCGGATGGGCGACATCGTCGCCACGATCCAGGCGGAGCAGGACGCGGTCATCCGGGCCGACCTGCAGGGGACCCTGGTGGTGCAGGGCGGTCCGGGCACCGGCAAGACGGCCGTGGCCCTGCACCGGGCGGCCTACCTGCTCTACGCGCACCGCCGCCTCCTCGAGCGCGCGGGGGTGCTGCTCGTGGGCCCGAGCAGGACGTTCCTGCGCTACATCGACCAGGTGCTGCCTGCGCTCGGCGAGACCGGCGTGGTCACCACCACGCTGTCGGAGCTGTACCCGGGCGTCGTCGGCGTGGCGCCCGAGGCCGCTGACGTGGCGGAGCTGAAGGGCCGTGCCGTGATGGCCCGCGTCGTGGCACGGGCGGTCCGCGCGCGCCAGCGCGTTCCCGCTGCACCGGTGAGCGTCCGGATCGACGGCAGGCTCGTGGAGGTGCGGCCCTCGGACGTCGCCTCGGCGATCGCACGCGCGCAGCGCCAGCACCGGCCGCACAACCAGGCCCGCATCGGCTTCGTCCGCGACATGCTGGGACGGCTCGCGGAGCAGTACGCCGCCCAGCTGGGTTTCCCCGTCCCGGCGGACGAGCGCGCCGAGCTGATGGAGGAGCTGCGGACGACGCGGGAGATCCGCATCGCGCTGAACCTCGCGTGGATGCCGCTGACGGCCGAGAAGCTCGTCTCCGACCTGTACGCCAAGCCGCACCGGCTGGCCGAGGCCGCACCGGAGCTGAGCGCCGCGCAGCGTCAGCTGCTCGCACGGCCGGCCGAGTCGCCGTGGACGGCCGCCGACGTCCCGCTGCTCGACGAGGCGGCCGAGCTGCTCGGTGAGGACGACCAGGCCGCTCGCGCCCAGGCACGCAACGCCGCACGGCGCCGTGCGGAGGAGGTGGAGTACGCCCGGCAGGTGCTCGCGTCCACCGGGGCCGGCGGGCTGGTCTCGGCGGAGTCGCTCGCGGACCGGTTCGCCGGCACCGGACCGTCGCTCACCACGGCGGAACGAGCCGCCGCAGACCGCTCCTGGACCTACGGGCACGTCGTCGTGGACGAGGCGCAGGAGCTGTCGGCGATGGCGTGGCGAGCGCTGCTGCGGCGCGTGCCGACCCGGTCGATGACGGTGGTCGGCGACGTGGCGCAGACGTCGTCGCCTGGCGGTGCGAGCTCGTGGTCCGGGATGCTCGACCCGGTGCTCGGCGGCTCGTGGCGGCTGGCCGAGCTGACCGTCAACTACCGCACGCCGGCAGTCGTCGCGGAGGCCGCGGGCCGCATGGCGGTCGCGGTCGGCCTGCCCGTCAGCCCCCTGACCTCCGCCCGCGACGTCGAGGACGCCCTGGTGATCGAGGGGGTGGCTGCCGACGAGCTCGTCGACGCGGCCGCGCAGCGTGCCCTCAAGGCGGTCGGCGACGTGTCCGACGCGGCCGGCTCCGGTCGGGTCGCGCTGGTGGCGGTCCCCCACCGCCTGCCGCACGTCCGCGCGGCGCTGGCGGCGCTCGGCCGGCCGGTCGCGGGCGCGGACGACGGCACGGCGGTGGACCTCGGTGCGGACCTCGTGGTGCTCAGCCCGGTCCAGACGAAGGGCCTGGAGTTCGACGTGGTCGTGCTCGTCGAGCCGGCCGAGGTGCTGCAGGAGAGCGCCGGGGACCTGTACGTCGCGATGACCCGGCCGACGCAGCTGCTGCACGTCGTGCACGCGAACCCCCTGCCGGACGGTCTCCGGCCGGCCTGAGGCCCTCGGGGACGTCCGCGGAGCGGACCGTTGCCCGTCCGAGGCGCGGACGGGCGCACCATGGTGTCGTGCTGAAGGCCCTGCTGCTGGAGAACATCCACCCCCACGCCCGCACCATCCTCACCGAGGCCGGGTTCGAGGTGGTCACGCGGTCCGGCGCGCTCGACGAGGACGAGCTGATCGAGGCGCTCGACGGCGTGCACATGCTCGGGATCCGGTCGAAGACCCAGGTGTCGGCCCGTGCGCTCGAGCACGCCCCGGACCTGCTCACCGTCGGCGCGTTCTGCATCGGCACCAACCAGATCGACCTTCGCGCCGCCGCGTCGCACGGCATCGCGGCCTTCAACGCGCCGTTCTCCAACACCCGGTCGGTCGTGGAGCTGGCGATCTCCGAGATCATCGCGCTCACCCGGCGGCTGGTGGACTTCGACCGGCAGATGCACGCGGGCGTGTGGAACAAGTCGGCCAGCGGCGCCCACGAGGTGCGCGGCCGGACGCTGGGCATCGTCGGCTACGGCAACATCGGCACGCAGCTGTCGGTGCTGGCGGAGAACCTCGGCATGTCGGTGGTGTTCTACGACACCGCCGAGAAGCTCGCCCTGGGCAACGCTCGCCGCATGCACTCGCTCGACGAGCTGCTCGAGGCAGCCGACGTGGTCACGCTCCACGTCGACGGTCGGTCCGGCAACGCCGGGCTGTTCGGCGCCAAGCAGTTCGCCCGGATGCGCGAGGGTGCGATCTTCCTCAACCTGTCCCGCGGTTTCGTCGTCGACTACCCGGCGCTGCAGGAGGCCATCACCTCCGGGCACGTCGCCGGGGCGGCGGTCGACGTGTTCGCGCACGAGCCGAAGCGCAACGGCGACCCCTTCGAGTCCGAGCTGCGCGGCCTGCCGAACGTGATCCTCACCCCGCACACCGGTGGCTCCACCGAGGAGGCGCAGGAGGCGATCGGGCAGTTCGTCGCCCACAAGGTGCGCGACTACCTCACCACCGGCTCGACGACCCTGTCGGTCAACGTGCCCAACCTCGCGCTGGACCAGGCGCCGGACGTGCACCGCCTGGCGTACCTGCACCGCAACGTGCCCGGCGTGCTCGCCGCGGTGAACGCGACCCTGGCCGAGCACGGTGTCAACATCGAGGGCCAGCTGCTGGCCACGCGCGGCGAGCTGGGCTACGTGGTGACGGACGCCGGGAGCCTGGTCGACGAGGCGGCCGTGACGGCGCTGCGGGACCGCCCCGAGTCCGTCCGCCTGCGTCTGCTCTCCTGAGGTCGGGACGACGACGGCCGTCGTCGCACTGCTGCGACGACGGCCGTGGTCGTGCACCTGGGAGCCCTGCCCGGGTCCGGGACCGGTCCGGCCCGGGTCGATCCCGGAACAGACCCCGATCAGCCCCGTGTCAGGCCGAGCCGCTCTTGCGCTGGAACCGACGCTGCACGGGTCCGGACGTCTCGGACCCGCGGACGGAACCGCTGCCCGCCGAGCCGTCGGTCGTCCGGTGCTGT from Cellulomonas sp. NTE-D12 encodes:
- a CDS encoding SpoIIE family protein phosphatase — encoded protein: MRHTPPASDDVTRFGPVGTRTDGPLRILLVEDDDGDALLVREHLADAGLETRLTWVRTMDQALERLDVDCVLLDLGLPDTVGLAGLERLLSHQAPAVVVLTGLAGDGVGLAAVAAGAQDYLVKGDVDGESLGRSVRYAVQRRRLEDTDRALYRSLVRGAEAARLERALLPRPSVQDPGLEVRVGYRAGRDGLLGGDFYDVVQRPDGTVLAMVGDVCGHGPDEAALGATLRTAWRTLVVTGVPTEQILGQLELVLATERSRPELFTTVSMLAVHPDRRHADLYLAGHPVPMLVGDPARLLPASARGRALGIPVPGGWDPLPLELGDRWRVMLYTDGLLEATVGGGGERLGKDGLLRVVEGAAAAHGHVPAVPPGAGDDPLVTTVLDAVRDRHGGDLVDDAAVIVIGRRS
- a CDS encoding ATP-binding protein — encoded protein: MLTTATVVLAVVLVVATLAAARLLSVQRAVTQRSFDEITRADSAYAGLADARSAVLSYAMAADPSTLGPFDTLRSAPDGGFDALAADLSGSGDVAAANAGRRAAAAAEAWTSGWADPVVAQVRAQGAGSVAAAQVQAGQRLFDAVHDQASGLSTALRAERDGALNRLALYTQVLLASVALLAVSAVVAGVLLWRALRGWVLRPIDQLTADTRAVTSGDLLHEVTLDGPGEFEVLARDVEAMRHALVVQVQQIQASRAGLEEAHARLTEQAEELRRSNRDLEQFAYVASHDLQEPLRKVASFTQLLAKRYGGQLDERADQYIQFAVDGAKRMQQLIQDLLGFSRVGRLGGESSDVPLQDALDAALDTLSERIQESDAVVTHDELPVVRGEPPLLEQLLQNLVGNAIKFRHPDRAPRVHVSARPADDGFWELECRDNGIGIEPQYAERVFVIFQRLHAKDVYEGTGIGLALCKKIVEYHGGRIWIDGTAGAGTSIRWTLPGVEVERPSGPEGMEAVQPFPLPTPDARTPDPLTT
- a CDS encoding UvrD-helicase domain-containing protein — encoded protein: MAGRQDELAGEQQVVDELYARLDQQRAQTRDRLAAVRRSGPSGSPQNRSERDAFATLYEDRLAQLEAVEDRLAFGRLDLDDGQRRYVGRIGLTDAEQTPLLTDWRAPAARAFYRATAAHPEGVVQRRHLVTSGRTVTGVEDEVLDLDRLDASDTAGTLSGEGALLAALGARRTGRMGDIVATIQAEQDAVIRADLQGTLVVQGGPGTGKTAVALHRAAYLLYAHRRLLERAGVLLVGPSRTFLRYIDQVLPALGETGVVTTTLSELYPGVVGVAPEAADVAELKGRAVMARVVARAVRARQRVPAAPVSVRIDGRLVEVRPSDVASAIARAQRQHRPHNQARIGFVRDMLGRLAEQYAAQLGFPVPADERAELMEELRTTREIRIALNLAWMPLTAEKLVSDLYAKPHRLAEAAPELSAAQRQLLARPAESPWTAADVPLLDEAAELLGEDDQAARAQARNAARRRAEEVEYARQVLASTGAGGLVSAESLADRFAGTGPSLTTAERAAADRSWTYGHVVVDEAQELSAMAWRALLRRVPTRSMTVVGDVAQTSSPGGASSWSGMLDPVLGGSWRLAELTVNYRTPAVVAEAAGRMAVAVGLPVSPLTSARDVEDALVIEGVAADELVDAAAQRALKAVGDVSDAAGSGRVALVAVPHRLPHVRAALAALGRPVAGADDGTAVDLGADLVVLSPVQTKGLEFDVVVLVEPAEVLQESAGDLYVAMTRPTQLLHVVHANPLPDGLRPA
- the serA gene encoding phosphoglycerate dehydrogenase, whose protein sequence is MLKALLLENIHPHARTILTEAGFEVVTRSGALDEDELIEALDGVHMLGIRSKTQVSARALEHAPDLLTVGAFCIGTNQIDLRAAASHGIAAFNAPFSNTRSVVELAISEIIALTRRLVDFDRQMHAGVWNKSASGAHEVRGRTLGIVGYGNIGTQLSVLAENLGMSVVFYDTAEKLALGNARRMHSLDELLEAADVVTLHVDGRSGNAGLFGAKQFARMREGAIFLNLSRGFVVDYPALQEAITSGHVAGAAVDVFAHEPKRNGDPFESELRGLPNVILTPHTGGSTEEAQEAIGQFVAHKVRDYLTTGSTTLSVNVPNLALDQAPDVHRLAYLHRNVPGVLAAVNATLAEHGVNIEGQLLATRGELGYVVTDAGSLVDEAAVTALRDRPESVRLRLLS
- a CDS encoding DUF5302 domain-containing protein, which translates into the protein MADEEHAPTVSEDAKAKFREALERKKSAQHRTTDGSAGSGSVRGSETSGPVQRRFQRKSGSA